In Actinoplanes octamycinicus, the genomic window TCAGCGCGAACACGGCACCGTTGATGCGAGTTACGAGGATCAAGACTGTTCCGTCCTTGGGTCGTCCTTGGCTGGTGAAGGCCGTCCGTGGCCCTTCGCCTGTTACTTCGGCCCGACCTCGGTTGCCGATGAGATCGAGCCGGTCGCTATCCGGGTGCGAGCGCCGCGACCTGCGCGGCACGTTCCCCCCACACGGAAAGCGGCCGGGACAGGCGTCTCCGCCCGTCCCGGCCGCCGCCGAGAGACTGGTGCTACTACCGCTTCATGCTGACGAGCTCCTGGAGCAGCTCGTCGGAGGTGGTGATGATGCGCGAGTTCGCCTGGAAGCCACGCTGGGCGATGACCAGGTTGGTGAACTCCTGGGCGAGGTCGACGTTCGACATCTCCAGGGCGCCACTGATCACCTGGCCCATGCCGGCGCTGCCGGGCTGCCCGACCTGGGCGTACCCGGAGTTGACCGTGCTGCGGTACAGCGAGTTGCCGACCTTCTCCAGGCCCTGGACGTTCTTGAAGGTGGCCATCGCGACCTGGCCGAGGACCTCCTTCAAGCCGTTGCTGTAGACACCGATGATCTGGCCGGTGTCGGAGACGGTGTAGGACAGCGAGGTGAGCGCGCCGGCGGTCTGCCCGTCGGTCTCGAACACCCGCGCGTCGGAGAGCCCCGAGTACGACGTGACATCGGTGATGTCGACGTTGTAGAGCGGTTTGGTGTTGTCGGCGGGGTCGGTGCCGATGTCGAACGAGAGCTTGAGCGTGGTGCCGTCCGCCTCGTACGCCTTGCCGTTCTTGTAGGTCAGCGTGGTGGCCGTGCCGATCGGCGTGGACGCCGGGTCCATCGGGTCGACGCCCTCCTCGTAGGTGTCCACCCGCCATTCCGAGGTGTTCGCGGCGTTGTCGTTCGCGGTCCGGGTGAACTTGGCGGTGACCGTGTGGGTGCCGCCCTGCGCGTCGTAGACCTTGACCGGGATCGTGGTGACGTAGCCCGGGTTACCCACCGGGGTGCCCTCGATGCCGTAGTTCTTCGGGTTGTTCACGTCCGGGATGTTGTCCGAGCTCAGGTTGCCCTTGAGGGTGATCTTCTTGGTCCGCTCCGGCTCGATCGTGGCGCCCAGCGGCATCCGGATGTCGTCCGGCTTGCCCGCCGCGTTGACCACGCCGTTCTCCGCGGTCCAGCCCTGCACCGGCTCGCCGGTGGAGGTGGTCAGCAGGCCGTTGGCGTCGAAGGAGAACGAGCCGGCCCGGGTGTAGAGCATCTCGTTGCCGCTGCGGCTGATGAAGAAGCCGTCGCCCTGGATCATCATGTCCCCGGACTTGCCGGTGGTCTGCGCCGAGCCCTGGCTGAAGTTCTGGGTGATGCCGGCGACCCGGACACCGAGGCCGACCTGCGCCGGGTTGGTGCCGGCCTGGCCGTTCTGCGGCGCGCCGGCCGCGCCGATCATCTGGCTGAGGGTGTCCTGGAACTGCACCGTCGCCGCCTTGTAACCCGTCGTGTTGACGTTGGCGATGTTGTTGCCGGTGACGTCCATCATCTGCTGGTGCGCGTGCAGGCCGCTGATGCCGGAGTAAAGAGAACGCAGCATGGAGGTATTCCTTCGCGATAAGGAGGAGGAATGACGGAATTAGGCGGTCTGCTGAATCTCCGTGACCTTGGACAGCTCTACATCCGTGTTCCCGACCTTGAGCGTCGGTTCGCTGTCTCCGTTGAGCTTCGCCGCGGACACCACCCCGGTCTGCATCTGACCGAGCGGGTCCATGTACGTGACGGTTTTGCCGACCAGCGCGCTGGCGTTCACCATCCGCTGGCCCTTCATCATGCTGATCATGTCTTCCAGCTTCTCGACCTGCGTGAACTGCGCGGTCTGTGCCAGGAACTGGGTCGAGTCCGCCGGATTCGACGGGTCCTGGTACTTCAGCTGGGCGACCAGCAGCTTGAGGAAGGTGTCCTTGTCGCCGAGGTCCTTGCCCTTGGCCGCCTGCTTCGCGGCTTCGGCCTTCTGAGCGGCGGCTGCCTGCGCGGCTTCCGACGAGGCGCCGGAACCACCGATTCCAGAGGTCGTCATTGACTGCTCCTGTCCCTTGGCAAGCTCAACCTAAGCTTCGGCCCGGGCCCGGATTTGCTTAGCCACAAATTTGCGGGCCCGCCGATCCCGGCGGGCCCGCAATGAACAATCTTCGATTTTTAGCGCTCAAATCCAGCCCTCAGGGCGCCAGCGAGAGGCTGAGCTTGCCCTTGCCGTAGCGGTTCACCTCGACCATCAGGTCCAGCCGGCGGCCCAGGGCGAGCAGCACCGCGCGGGCGTCGCCCGGGAGCTCCATGCCCGGGTAGATCACCTGGTAGAGCTTGATGTGCGGGGCGCCCTCCTTGTTCAGCAGGCTGGTGAAGATGTTGCACAGCTCGAAGACGTTCTCCGCCAGGTTCGGGAAGAGCTGCTTCTCGTCGATGCTGTCCTCGGCGGCGCCGGCCGGCAGCAGACCGAGCGCGGCGCCGGCGTTCGCCGCCAGGCTCAGCTGCATGCCCATGGCCGCGTAGATCTTCTGACCGGCGTCGGTGAAGATCGCGACCGTGGCGGTCTTGATCTCCTCCGCGCTGAGCGGGTCGCCGGGGCTGACAGTCACCTCACGGCCGAGAAGGTCCTCGAAAAGGTTGCGTACGGCTAAAGAGCCGGGAAGAACCGAGACGTCTGACATGTCGCAATCATCCCAAAATAGGAGCGAAAACTTCGTCGAATCGCTCAGCGGTGAAGGGCTTGACGATGAAAAACGCCGAGCCGGAGGCTTCGGCAGCCGTCTTCATCTCGGGCGTGCACTCCGAGGTGACGAAACCGAACTTGACGTTGTTGCCGGCCGCCCGGAGTTGCCGCAACACCTCGATACCGGTCATTCCGGGCATATTCCAGTCGGAGATGACCAGATCCGGCTTCTCCGCCGTGGCCTTGTCGAACGCCTCCTGCCCGTCAGCGGCCTCGACCAGGTCGTGGTCGCCGAACCCGGCCTGCCGCAGGGTACGGACGACGATCTGCCGCATCACCCGGCTGTCATCGGCGATGAGGATCTTCATGCACCCTCCTCCTTCGTGTCGGTGCTGCTCTGCCACATCGAAATGGACACCGGCTCGCCTTCCCAGAGTCCATAGACGCCGCTGATGCGCTCGGTGTTCGGATAACGCGCCGAGCTCTCCGGCGCGAGCACCACTTGCGGGAGCGACAGCTGCGCTCCCGGCGGGAGCATCGCCTTGACGTTGCCGCCGACGATGTTCGCCAGTTCGCCGAGCGTGTCGGAGATGTCCTCCTCGCTGACCTCCTCCAGCTCCATGGCCAGGAAGGCGGCCGCGGCGCGCTGGGCGGCGGCCCGGGAGGACGCGTACACGACGTGCCCGGTCCAGGATCCGGTGATGGAGACCGACGAATGGACCTCGGAGGGCTGGTTCTCGTCGTACGTCTGCATCAGCGGGCTGACGCCCTCCGGATCCAGGTACGACTCCCAAACCTGCTCCACCATCTCAGCGAGGTCGTTCTCGTCCACCTCGACTTCGACACTCATGAGTTCGCTCCGGTCGGGACGAGGCCCAGCAGGGCCAGCTTTTCGATCATGGCACCTTCGGTGAAGGGTTTGATCACATATTCATGGGCGCCCGCGGCGAGCGCCCGGACGATCTGGCTCTGTTCGCTCTCGGTGGTGACCATCACCAGGGTCATCTCCCGCAGCCGCGGATCGGCCCGGACCTTCATCACGAACTCGAGCCCGTTCATGTTGGGCATGTTCCAGTCGATGAGCGCCAGCTCCGGCACCTCGGTCATGTCGGCCAGCAGGTCGAGCGCTTCCTTGCCGTCGCCGGCCTCGACCGCCTCGAAGCTGAGCTTCGTGACGATGCGTTTGAGGATCATGCGCATCGCGCGCGAGTCATCGATCACCATGGCGCGCATCGGCGTCATCCCCTCCTTCCGGCGCCCGCGGGCACCGCGTTACGGATTCGGTAGGCGGATGTGCGGCCCGCGGCCACCCGCTCGTAGTTGTCGTCGATCCCGATCGTCGTCTCGGCCGCTCCGAGGAAGAGCCAGCCGTCAGGGCGCAGGATCTTGGCGGCGTTCTGCAGCACCTGCCGCTTGGTGGCGACGTCGAAATAGATCAGGACATTGCGCAGGAAGATCACGTCGAACGGCTGCATCGGCGGGAACGGCGCGGTCAGGCTCATGTGCTTGAACGAGACGCTCTTGCGCAGCGCCGGGATCACCCGCCAGTGCGCGCCGGCCCGCTCGAAGTACTGGACCAGCTGGGTGGCCGGCAGCCCGCGGTTCACCTCGACCTGGCTGTACTCGGCCTTCTGCGCCCGCTCGACCATCGCGGTGGAGATGTCGGTGCCCTGGATCTCGTAGGACCAGCCGGCCGGCAGCGCCTCCTGCAGCGTGATCGCCAGGCTGTACGCCTCCTGGCCGCTGGAGCTGGCCGCCGACCAGAAGCGCAGCTTGCGGGCACTGGCCCGGGACTTGATCAGCTCCGGCAGCACCACGTCGGTGAGCGCCGAGAACGGCTCCCGGTCCCGGAAGAACGAGGTCTCGTTGGTGGTCAGCGCGTCGATGATCTTCCGCTGGTGCTGCGGGTTCGGGCGCTTCTGCAGATCCGCGATGAAGTCGTTGACGTTGGGCGCCCCGACCGCCCGGGCGACCGGGATCAGCCGGGCCTCGACCAGGTACTCCTTGCCGGGCGCCAGCACGATGGACGCCTCGCGGCGGACCAGGTTGGCGACGAACGTGAACTCGGCCTGGGACAGGGTCATCGGGCCACCGCCGCGGACCGGCCCACCCGAACCCGGCTCAGCAGCGCGCCGGCGATCCGATCCAGCGGCAGCACCTCGTCCGCCAGTCCGGCGCCGACCACGGCGCCGGGCATGCCCCAGACCACCGAGCTCGCCTCGTCCTGCGCCAGGATCTCGCAGCCCGCGTCGCGTAGCACTTTCGCACCACCTCGTCCGTCTTGTCCCATTCCAGTGAGCACCGCTGCGAAGGCGGTGCCGCCGTACAGCGCCGCCACCGACCGGAACATCACGTCCACGGCGGGCCGGCAGGAGTTCTCTTGCGGTGCGTTGCTCAGCTGGGTCAGCGTCGAGGTGCCACGGCGGGTGAAGACCAGGTGCCGGTCGCCCGGCGCGATGTAGACGGTGCCGGCCGTGACTTCCATCCCGTCGCCGGCCTCGACCACCTTCAGCGGGGTGCTGCGGTCCAGCCGCTCGGCGAACATCTTGGTGAAGACCGGGGGCATGTGCTGGGTGATCACCACCGGAACCGGCAGGTCGGCGGGCAGGCCGAGCAGGACCTTGGTGAGCGCGTCCGGGCCGCCGGTGGACGAGCCGATCGCCAGGATGTCGACCCGGCCCTGCGGGCCCCGCCGAGCCGCGGGACCGGCCGGAGCCGGGCCGGCGGTGGCGCCCGGGCGGACCGCGCCGGGCGGCGGCAAGCCGGGCCGGCCGGGCACCGGACCGGCGCCGGGACGCGGACCGGCCGCCGGGGCCGGGCCCCTGAGCGGCGCGGCGGGCGGCGGGCGGCGGCGCCCGCCGAGCGCTTGGATCTTCGGTACGAGCTGCTCCCGCACCGCCGCGATGGACTCCTTCACCGAGCCCACGTTGCTCGGCTTGGTGACGTAGTCGGTGGCGCCCGCGGAGAGCGCCTCGAGGGTTGCCGTGGCACCCGCCGCGGACAGCGTGCTGAACATGATCACCGGCAGCTGGGTGTGCCGTTTGCGCAGCTCACGCACGGCTTCGATGCCGTCCATCTGCGGCATCTCGATGTCCATGGTGACCACGTCGGGCTTGAGCTGGTCGATCTTGGCCTGCGCCAGCAGGCCGTTCGCCGCGGTGCCGACCACCTGGATGCCCGGCGCCTCCCCGAGAGCGTCGACGATCAGCCGACGGACCACCACGGAATCGTCGACGACGAGGACCGAGATCATTCGACCACTCCCTTCAACCAAGCCAGGCAGGACCCAGCGCCGCCACCACCGGTGCGAGCAACCGGTGTGCCGTCGCGGTGTCCAGCAGATCGCGGACGACCAGCGCCTGAACGGCGCCGCTGAGCATGTTCCAGACCCCGCCGGCCCGGTCGGCCAGCGGGATTCCGGCCGTGTCCACCGCCTGCACCAGCAGCATCTGGGCTGCGGCCGCGGTACGGACCCGGTCCGAGAGGTACGCCGCCCAGGACGCCGAGTGCACGGCGGGCGACCATCCGGCGGTGTTGCGCCGGGCGTCGTCGGCAGCCGTCGAGACCCGCTCCCGGTCCTCCGGGCGCAGCGTGCGCAGCCGGTCGAGCAGGGCGGAGACGGTGTAGTGGTGCGGGCCCAGGTCGATCGGGGCGCCCGCGGGCAGTTTCTTCATGGCCGACACCCAGCCGGCGCCGAGACGCCGGCGGCTCTCCTCGTCCAGCACCTCCCGCAGGTAGCAGCCGACCGCCGCGTCGCAGAGCAGCGCGGTGGCGGCGGCCGCCTCCTCGGTCTGCCGGGCGTCCCGGCCGGTGCCCTCCCAGGTCCACGACATCACGTCGTAGCGCAGGCAGGTGAGCAGCGCGTCGACCGAGCCGATCGGCGCCCGCTCGACCAGGGCCAGGTTGCCCGCCGGATCGTCCTTGGACATGCCCTTGAGGTTGGGCATCCGCCGCGCGGCGCTCTCCACCTCCACCCAGAGCGGGCCCCGGACACCCTCGTCCGGGAGCCGCTCGGCGAGCACGGGCAGATCGGCGCGCTGCAGGCGCAGTCCGCGCAGCAGGACGTCGGCCGCGGCCGACCCACCGGGCAGGCGGGTCAGGTCGAAGCCCAGGACGGGGGCGCTGACCAGGCTGTACATCAGTTCGTGGCGCGGTACGTGTCGACCGCCTGATTGACGTCGAGAGCCAGCATCAAGCGCCCGTCCAGCTTGAACGTGCCGACCACCAGCTCCCGGGTCGGTCCGCTGAGCGTGTCCGGCGGCGGCTCGAAGGTCTCGTCGTCCAGGTCGACCACCTCGCCGATCTTGTCCACCAGCAGGCTCACCGGTTCCCCGTCGCCGCGCAGGATCACGTTCATCACCGGACCCTGCAGCGCCTGCCGGGCGAGCCCGAGCTGGACCCGCAGGTCGACCGCCGCGATCACCTGGCCACGCAGGTTGAACAGGCCGCCGACGGCCGGCGGGGCGAGCGGCACCGGGGTGTACTCGTTGTACGAGAGCACCTCCTGCACCGTGTGCACCTCGACCCCGAAGAGCTGGCCGTCCACCTCGAAGGTGGCGAACTGGCGACTCGCCATGTCAGGCCTCCACCAACATCTCGTCGGACGCGTCGCTGTAGAAGTTCGGGTCGGCCGCGAGGATCGCCCGGCGTACGTCCAGCAGCTCGGTGACCCGTTGCTGGATCACCGCGGTGCCGACCAGGCCGTCCTCCTCGGCGTCCCGGCGGGCCGTCGTCGAGTTCTCGGCGATGTCCACGATCCGGTCGACCACCAGCGCCACGCTCCGTCCGCCCTCGCTGTAGACGACCACCGAGACGGTGTCGCCCTCCAGCTCCTCGCCGTACGCCCCGAGCAGGTGCGACAACCGCACCAGCGGGAGGATCTGCCCGCGGTACTGGACCACCTCGCGGGAGCCGGCGTGCTCGATCCGGTCGCGCGGGAACTCCTCGAGCCGGGTGACCGTGTCCAGCGGGATCGCCACCCGGCGCTCGCCGACCGCGGTGACCAGCAGGCGCTCGGTGCTCCCGGTGCCGGCGCCGCGCTTCTCCGCGACGTTCTCCCGTTCCGAGTCGACCGCCAGGTGCGAGCGGCGGG contains:
- a CDS encoding response regulator, translated to MKILIADDSRVMRQIVVRTLRQAGFGDHDLVEAADGQEAFDKATAEKPDLVISDWNMPGMTGIEVLRQLRAAGNNVKFGFVTSECTPEMKTAAEASGSAFFIVKPFTAERFDEVFAPILG
- a CDS encoding flagellar hook protein FlgE, encoding MLRSLYSGISGLHAHQQMMDVTGNNIANVNTTGYKAATVQFQDTLSQMIGAAGAPQNGQAGTNPAQVGLGVRVAGITQNFSQGSAQTTGKSGDMMIQGDGFFISRSGNEMLYTRAGSFSFDANGLLTTSTGEPVQGWTAENGVVNAAGKPDDIRMPLGATIEPERTKKITLKGNLSSDNIPDVNNPKNYGIEGTPVGNPGYVTTIPVKVYDAQGGTHTVTAKFTRTANDNAANTSEWRVDTYEEGVDPMDPASTPIGTATTLTYKNGKAYEADGTTLKLSFDIGTDPADNTKPLYNVDITDVTSYSGLSDARVFETDGQTAGALTSLSYTVSDTGQIIGVYSNGLKEVLGQVAMATFKNVQGLEKVGNSLYRSTVNSGYAQVGQPGSAGMGQVISGALEMSNVDLAQEFTNLVIAQRGFQANSRIITTSDELLQELVSMKR
- a CDS encoding response regulator, encoding MRAMVIDDSRAMRMILKRIVTKLSFEAVEAGDGKEALDLLADMTEVPELALIDWNMPNMNGLEFVMKVRADPRLREMTLVMVTTESEQSQIVRALAAGAHEYVIKPFTEGAMIEKLALLGLVPTGANS
- a CDS encoding CheR family methyltransferase — translated: MTLSQAEFTFVANLVRREASIVLAPGKEYLVEARLIPVARAVGAPNVNDFIADLQKRPNPQHQRKIIDALTTNETSFFRDREPFSALTDVVLPELIKSRASARKLRFWSAASSSGQEAYSLAITLQEALPAGWSYEIQGTDISTAMVERAQKAEYSQVEVNRGLPATQLVQYFERAGAHWRVIPALRKSVSFKHMSLTAPFPPMQPFDVIFLRNVLIYFDVATKRQVLQNAAKILRPDGWLFLGAAETTIGIDDNYERVAAGRTSAYRIRNAVPAGAGRRG
- a CDS encoding protein-glutamate methylesterase/protein-glutamine glutaminase, producing MISVLVVDDSVVVRRLIVDALGEAPGIQVVGTAANGLLAQAKIDQLKPDVVTMDIEMPQMDGIEAVRELRKRHTQLPVIMFSTLSAAGATATLEALSAGATDYVTKPSNVGSVKESIAAVREQLVPKIQALGGRRRPPPAAPLRGPAPAAGPRPGAGPVPGRPGLPPPGAVRPGATAGPAPAGPAARRGPQGRVDILAIGSSTGGPDALTKVLLGLPADLPVPVVITQHMPPVFTKMFAERLDRSTPLKVVEAGDGMEVTAGTVYIAPGDRHLVFTRRGTSTLTQLSNAPQENSCRPAVDVMFRSVAALYGGTAFAAVLTGMGQDGRGGAKVLRDAGCEILAQDEASSVVWGMPGAVVGAGLADEVLPLDRIAGALLSRVRVGRSAAVAR
- a CDS encoding flagellar hook assembly protein FlgD produces the protein MTTSGIGGSGASSEAAQAAAAQKAEAAKQAAKGKDLGDKDTFLKLLVAQLKYQDPSNPADSTQFLAQTAQFTQVEKLEDMISMMKGQRMVNASALVGKTVTYMDPLGQMQTGVVSAAKLNGDSEPTLKVGNTDVELSKVTEIQQTA
- a CDS encoding chemotaxis protein CheX; its protein translation is MSVEVEVDENDLAEMVEQVWESYLDPEGVSPLMQTYDENQPSEVHSSVSITGSWTGHVVYASSRAAAQRAAAAFLAMELEEVSEEDISDTLGELANIVGGNVKAMLPPGAQLSLPQVVLAPESSARYPNTERISGVYGLWEGEPVSISMWQSSTDTKEEGA
- a CDS encoding chemotaxis protein CheW, coding for MASRQFATFEVDGQLFGVEVHTVQEVLSYNEYTPVPLAPPAVGGLFNLRGQVIAAVDLRVQLGLARQALQGPVMNVILRGDGEPVSLLVDKIGEVVDLDDETFEPPPDTLSGPTRELVVGTFKLDGRLMLALDVNQAVDTYRATN